The sequence below is a genomic window from Streptococcus pantholopis.
AATTCCGGTCCTTCTGCCAATATTGTCACCCCCTATAATCAAAACACAAAGTCCACTAAAAAAACAGAGCGAAAATGACGGTAAGCCAGAAATCTTTGATTTCGCAGACGCACCTCTGCCAGGACGATTGGAAAGGTGCAATAAAAGCTTGATCCTTCAAATCATTTCTAGCTGGTTCAATAAGATAAGATGCAATCTGCAGCTTTTCTTCAACAGCCGTGAATTTAATCATGCCCCTTTTCACTAGGATTTCAGCTGTTTCAATTCTCTGAAACTTAAAGTGTTCTTTGTATCAAAAATCTCTCGATTAGCCCAGAAAAGCAACTTTTATGCTTCTTTGATGGCTAATTTAATTTCAGCTCTGACCTCCTTATGCAGTCTTACAGGAACTTCAATTAAGCCGAGTGCACGAATAGGCTGCTCTAGTTCAATATGGCGCTTATCTACTTTAATTCCAAACTGCTTATCCAGCGCTTCTGCAATTTTTTTTGCTGTAATGGAACCAAAGGTACGGCCATCTGGACCAACTTTTTCCGAAAATTGAACACGAGTTTCTTCCTGACTGAGCCTCGTCTGAATCGCTTTTGCTTCTGCCAGCTGTTCTGCCTGAACCTTAGCTTCAGACCTTTGTTTCCCCTTTAGCTC
It includes:
- the rplI gene encoding 50S ribosomal protein L9; this translates as MKVIFLADVKGKGKKGEVKEVPTGYAQNFLLKKNLAKEATKQAISELKGKQRSEAKVQAEQLAEAKAIQTRLSQEETRVQFSEKVGPDGRTFGSITAKKIAEALDKQFGIKVDKRHIELEQPIRALGLIEVPVRLHKEVRAEIKLAIKEA